From Aedes albopictus strain Foshan chromosome 1, AalbF5, whole genome shotgun sequence, one genomic window encodes:
- the LOC109403615 gene encoding uncharacterized protein LOC109403615 isoform X2: MGFLVNRSRVLDLRWSLALSLLVWTSLVRGDGFKLPDQTDAAVGKSAVEGPVVVPAAGEGRRQGKHLLDFIGLGTGGNVDPYLARTNAQCLNGELADCFKSQALNTFTDFFAKDVYQLTSNARITRLPETQLRSFQQDPFEYSEEPRQLDSEWDQLYKFGLRQLERFVKSTALEFQIPDDVTEGGRYQARFIDEISDEIDVIEDKKAPLFSRNRLKKIFIPLLIILKIFKLKLLLFLPLILGLASFKKLLGFAAIIIPGVIGYLKLFRPNQSCCSNDLFSNNYTPQYSPQGLGSVSYNPFKPPYQNQYSRPEPNFAAPYGNYYRDSYELKNSGGVKFGDDQAYQGYSEYRSNDKDIKAEKN; the protein is encoded by the exons ATGGGTTTCTTGGTTAATCGCAGTCGGGTGCTTGATTTACGGTGGTCGTTAGCCCTGTCCTTGCTCGTGTGGACTTCGCTGGTACGAGGCGATGGATTCAAACTGCCGGATCAAACGGATGCCGCTGTAGGAAAGTCAGCCGTTGAGGGCCCAGTTGTGGTTCCAGCTGCCGGTGAAGGTCGTCGCCAGGGAAAACATCTGCTGGACTTCATCGGACTTGGTACCGGAGGTAACGTGGATCCTTACCTAGCTAGGACGAACGCTCAGTGTTTAAACGGGGAGCTTGCTGACTGCTTCAAATCGCAGGCACTGAATACCTTCACGGACTTCTTCGCCAAGGATGTCTACCA GTTAACATCCAACGCCCGAATAACCCGTCTGCCGGAAACGCAACTCCGTTCATTCCAGCAGGACCCCTTCGAATACTCGGAAGAACCTCGTCAGCTAGACTCCGAGTGGGACCAGCTCTACAAATTCGGCCTCCGTCAGCTGGAGCGTTTCGTAAAGTCCACTGCCCTCGAGTTCCAGATCCCCGACGACGTCACCGAAGGCGGCCGCTACCAGGCGCGCTTCATCGATGAGATCTCCGACGAAATCGACGTCATCGAGGACAAGAAAGCCCCTCTTTTCTCCCGCAACCGCCTAAAGAAGATCTTCATCCCGCTGCTGATCATCCTGAAGATCTTCAAGCTTAAGCTGCTGCTCTTCCTGCCACTGATCCTCGGCCTGGCCAGTTTCAAAAAACTACTCGGATTTGCTGCCATCATCATCCCCGGCGTCATCGGCTACCTCAAGCTGTTTCGTCCGAATCAGAGCTGCTGCTCGAACGACCTGTTCTCCAACAACTACACGCCCCAGTACTCGCCGCAAGGCTTGGGTTCCGTCAGCTACAACCCGTTCAAGCCGCCCTACCAGAATCAGTACTCCCGACCGGAGCCCAATTTCGCCGCCCCGTACGGCAACTACTACCGGGACAGCTACGAGCTGAAGAATTCAGGGGGAGTCAAGTTCGGAGACGATCAAGCCTACCAAGGATACTCGGAGTACCGAAGCAACGATAAAGACATTAAAGCGGAGAAAAACTAG
- the LOC109403615 gene encoding uncharacterized protein LOC109403615 isoform X1: MKLCVYIKRNEEERQCASESGERSGGFTFRLFACRSMSEMGFLVNRSRVLDLRWSLALSLLVWTSLVRGDGFKLPDQTDAAVGKSAVEGPVVVPAAGEGRRQGKHLLDFIGLGTGGNVDPYLARTNAQCLNGELADCFKSQALNTFTDFFAKDVYQLTSNARITRLPETQLRSFQQDPFEYSEEPRQLDSEWDQLYKFGLRQLERFVKSTALEFQIPDDVTEGGRYQARFIDEISDEIDVIEDKKAPLFSRNRLKKIFIPLLIILKIFKLKLLLFLPLILGLASFKKLLGFAAIIIPGVIGYLKLFRPNQSCCSNDLFSNNYTPQYSPQGLGSVSYNPFKPPYQNQYSRPEPNFAAPYGNYYRDSYELKNSGGVKFGDDQAYQGYSEYRSNDKDIKAEKN; encoded by the exons AAATGGGTTTCTTGGTTAATCGCAGTCGGGTGCTTGATTTACGGTGGTCGTTAGCCCTGTCCTTGCTCGTGTGGACTTCGCTGGTACGAGGCGATGGATTCAAACTGCCGGATCAAACGGATGCCGCTGTAGGAAAGTCAGCCGTTGAGGGCCCAGTTGTGGTTCCAGCTGCCGGTGAAGGTCGTCGCCAGGGAAAACATCTGCTGGACTTCATCGGACTTGGTACCGGAGGTAACGTGGATCCTTACCTAGCTAGGACGAACGCTCAGTGTTTAAACGGGGAGCTTGCTGACTGCTTCAAATCGCAGGCACTGAATACCTTCACGGACTTCTTCGCCAAGGATGTCTACCA GTTAACATCCAACGCCCGAATAACCCGTCTGCCGGAAACGCAACTCCGTTCATTCCAGCAGGACCCCTTCGAATACTCGGAAGAACCTCGTCAGCTAGACTCCGAGTGGGACCAGCTCTACAAATTCGGCCTCCGTCAGCTGGAGCGTTTCGTAAAGTCCACTGCCCTCGAGTTCCAGATCCCCGACGACGTCACCGAAGGCGGCCGCTACCAGGCGCGCTTCATCGATGAGATCTCCGACGAAATCGACGTCATCGAGGACAAGAAAGCCCCTCTTTTCTCCCGCAACCGCCTAAAGAAGATCTTCATCCCGCTGCTGATCATCCTGAAGATCTTCAAGCTTAAGCTGCTGCTCTTCCTGCCACTGATCCTCGGCCTGGCCAGTTTCAAAAAACTACTCGGATTTGCTGCCATCATCATCCCCGGCGTCATCGGCTACCTCAAGCTGTTTCGTCCGAATCAGAGCTGCTGCTCGAACGACCTGTTCTCCAACAACTACACGCCCCAGTACTCGCCGCAAGGCTTGGGTTCCGTCAGCTACAACCCGTTCAAGCCGCCCTACCAGAATCAGTACTCCCGACCGGAGCCCAATTTCGCCGCCCCGTACGGCAACTACTACCGGGACAGCTACGAGCTGAAGAATTCAGGGGGAGTCAAGTTCGGAGACGATCAAGCCTACCAAGGATACTCGGAGTACCGAAGCAACGATAAAGACATTAAAGCGGAGAAAAACTAG